The Deinococcus cellulosilyticus NBRC 106333 = KACC 11606 genome contains a region encoding:
- a CDS encoding WD40 repeat domain-containing protein encodes MKQAHLAGWITLMMAWGTTCAQEELFETKVFGSSDLSSLALGAEQQVLAVAGRRGIRLWDLVQSRPAGILPSGQVTALALSPDGKHAAAALFNQDLQLWNLSTLKLQSSLQGHTDWVYSLTFSPDSKWLASGSFDQSIRIWNVQDGGATLTLKGHRNWVHAVQFSPEGGRLASGSEDQTARVWDLKTGTTLQVLTGHTGFVSAAAFDASGKQLITGSGDRTARIWDLNTAQNTLTLRGHTDAVTGVAFDPQGAWVATASLDRTVKVWNSTTGALLHTFSIEAEIHLLQASKDGTLLLIGTGQQNLQMWDVQSGQLKTTLQPKF; translated from the coding sequence ATGAAGCAGGCACATCTGGCAGGCTGGATCACCCTGATGATGGCGTGGGGCACCACATGCGCGCAGGAAGAGCTTTTTGAAACCAAGGTCTTCGGGAGCAGTGACCTCAGTTCCCTCGCGCTCGGTGCAGAACAGCAGGTGCTCGCTGTGGCAGGCCGCAGGGGCATCCGCCTGTGGGACCTGGTGCAGTCCCGACCTGCTGGAATCCTGCCTTCAGGTCAGGTCACCGCTCTCGCCCTCAGCCCAGATGGCAAACATGCTGCCGCAGCCCTCTTCAACCAGGACTTGCAGCTCTGGAACCTGAGCACCCTGAAACTGCAATCCAGTCTACAAGGACACACCGACTGGGTGTACAGCCTCACCTTCAGTCCTGACTCGAAATGGCTCGCTTCGGGCTCCTTTGACCAGAGCATCCGCATCTGGAATGTGCAGGATGGGGGAGCAACACTGACCCTCAAAGGACACCGCAACTGGGTGCATGCTGTGCAGTTCAGTCCGGAGGGAGGCCGCCTCGCCAGTGGATCAGAAGACCAGACTGCAAGGGTGTGGGACCTGAAGACCGGAACCACCCTGCAGGTGCTGACCGGGCACACGGGCTTTGTTTCTGCTGCAGCCTTTGATGCCTCTGGCAAACAGCTGATCACCGGTTCAGGAGACCGGACTGCCCGGATCTGGGACCTGAACACCGCACAGAACACCCTGACCCTCAGGGGCCACACGGATGCCGTCACAGGGGTGGCATTTGATCCTCAGGGGGCATGGGTGGCCACCGCTTCTCTGGACCGCACCGTCAAAGTCTGGAACAGCACCACTGGAGCCCTGCTGCACACCTTCTCCATTGAGGCAGAGATCCACCTGCTGCAAGCCTCAAAAGATGGCACCCTGCTGCTCATTGGCACAGGCCAGCAGAACCTGCAGATGTGGGATGTGCAGTCCGGTCAGCTGAAAACCACCCTCCAGCCGAAATTCTGA